Below is a window of Lytechinus variegatus isolate NC3 chromosome 4, Lvar_3.0, whole genome shotgun sequence DNA.
gggggggttaacgtACATCAGACCATGGACCCAATAGTAGATCCATGATCAGACCAAGGTCGTCAGGGCCCCTTTACACAAAATTTAGCGATTGACGTGGGGCTGATTTTTACGTCTGGTCATAACACCGGGGCACACAATAATCAAAGTGATTAATCATAGATATCAGCCGTACAATCAATTGgctaagaaatttatttatgattctCGGCCCAGAATATTGAtgtacgaaaaaaaaataaaggaaaaaaaattgacagaaaagaaagaatgtgaaggaagaaataagcgaaaatttgggaataaaataaaatgcaatctGTTGAACGATTATAAAAACTGTGATTCAACTTTTTGAAGTGAACAAATAAGTGTGTATGATACAGAGATCTAGGCATTCTAATAATCAGGGGGCGTCGCCACCTACATTGCTACCTCTCACCAGTTAGGaaagaattttaaaataaaagtctTGTTCTCAAACTGTATCTATGCATACACATCATTTGTCAAAATCCAAATGGGTACTCGATCGACCCTATGCTGTGTTTCACAGTCATGTGTCAGACGTTATGCTAACTGTGTCAGACAGTGATACGGTGTCAGACAGTATGTTCACATTTTCagatagtgtgttcacagctaGATTCagacagtgtgttcacagtgtcagaaagtgtgttcacagtgtccGAAAGTGAGTTCAGGGTCTACCAGTTGGTTCATAGTGCCAGACAGTGTGTTTGCAGTGTCAgacaatgtgttcacagtgtcggAGACTGTGTGTCCACAGTGTCGGACAATGTGTTATCAGTGTCaaatagtgtgttcacagtgtcagCCAGTGTGTTCATAGTACCAGACAGTATATGATTACAGTGTCAGGCACTGCGTTCACAGTGTCGGAGAGTGTGTCCACAGTGTCGGACAATGTGTTATCAGTGTCagatagtgtgttcacagtgtcagCCAGTGTGCTCATATTGCCAGACAGTATGATTACAGTGTCAGGCACAGCGTTCACAGTGTCGGAGAGTGTGTCCACAGTGTCGGACAATGTGTTATCAGTGTCAGATAGTGTTTTCACAGTGTCAGCCAGTGTGCTAATAGTGCCAGACAGTGTTTACAGGGTCAGACACTGTGTTCACAGTGTCGGAGAGTGTGTCCACAGTGTCGaacaatgtgttcacagtgtcagaaagtgtgttcacagtgtcggCCAGTGCGTTCACAGTGTCAGACAGTGTGTTCAGGGTCAGCCAGTTTGTTCACAGACAGTGTGTTTGCACTGTCAGatagtgtgtttacagtgtcagacagtgtgttcacagtgtcagCCAGTGTGTTTCCATTGTCAGAcgtgtgtgttcacagtgtcagaccataatgtgttcacagtgtaggacaatgtgttcacagtgtcggACAGTGTGTTCGCAGTGTCggccagtgtgttcacagtgtcggccagtgtgttcacagtgtcagacagtgtgttcacattttCGGACAATGTGTTATCAGTGTCagatagtgtgttcacagtgtcagCCAATGTGTTCAAAGTGTCAGCCagtgtgtgttcacagtgtcagACCATAATGTTTTCACAGTGTctgacagtgtgttcacattgttgGACAATGTGTTATCAGTGTCAgatagtgtgttcacaatgtcAGCCAGTGTGCTCATAGTGCCAGACAGTgcactctaaaaattcgaatgttaagTCAACATTTGacaggttggaggagtgacaaccatttccaaatgttacatccaaccttgtataaacctgaatccaacattttaagtgttgggtagaaccatttaaagtggtaaatgcaacatttagaaaatgttgtcactcctccaaccttttaaatgttaagttaacatttcttgtttttggAGAGTGTGTCCACAGTGTCGGACAATGTATTATCAGTGTCagatagtgtgttcacagtgtcagctagtgtgtgttcacagtgtcagaccataatgtgttcacagtgtcagacagtgtgttcacaatgtcAGCCAGTGTGCTCATAGTGCCAGACAGTGTGTTTACAATGACAGACACTGTGTTCACAGTTTCGGAGAGTGTGTCCACAGTGTCGAACAATGTGTTATCAGTATCAGCCAGTGTGTGTTCAAAGTGTCGGACCataatgtgttcacagtgtcaGACAGTGAGTTCAGAGTGTCAGCCAGTGTGTTCCCATTTTCAGacgtgtgttcacagtgtagtGTCAGCTCATAATGTGTTCACGTAGTGTCAGCCAGTGTGTTTCCATTGTCAGAcgtgtgtgttcacagtgtcagaccataatgtgttcacagtgtaggacaatgtgttcacagtgtcggacagtgtgttcacagtgtcggacagtgtgttcacagtgtcggacagtgtgttcacagtgtcggccagtatgttcacagtgtcgGCCAGTGTGTTCACGGTGTCggccagtgtgttcacagtgtcggccagtgtgttcacagtgtcggccagtgtgttcacagtgtcggccagtgtgttcacagtgttgggcagtgtgtttacagtgtcagacagtgtgttcacagtgttggacagtgtgttcacagtgtcggtcagtgtgttcacagtgttgggcagtgtgtttacagtgtcaGACAGTGTGTAACATAGTGGACTTTTTGGAGATGTGGTTATACACTGTTAAAACTATATAATTAACGGTTTACTTTCGATTGGTCCAGTGTCAATTTCTcaaattaccaactcgtctattATCACTTGGTCTACCGTCAGTTCATCCTCTAtctacatggtctaattgccatttcgtccactagccatttcgtctgataaccagttggtccaatagcctgttagtccatataccattttgtctaattggaCTGAGTGTTAATTGGTcgaaattgatgaaaataaaatggatattgaaCCAACTGGTTAACTAGAAATTGTCATAAATGTACTAGTGATTAGACAAAGtaatgattggaccaaatggttgttagacgaaataaTTATTGACGTAATGGCATTAAgcgaaatgaaggtagaccatgtgatgagtggacgagttggcaatagacgaattggcaatttacctaaTTAACGATGTGAAGATAAATCTACACTGTGGTCACCCTTACAGTGTGAATATCCACAGCGTTAATTTCAATTCGTTCAACTATAGGATAACAAGATTGTCTGTTAGGTTTTGATAATGCATTATCTTTATTGGCCTTTTTCACATCTCTACAGCTACATTCGAAGAGTAGAAAAGGtaaaataaatgatatcataatttaaaaataaCTCAACAATAATATAACTAATAATAATTTGCAGGCAAGAAGAGTGTGCTGTCTTTGCAATCATTGCGTAACACCTTGGAATGTTGGTTGAAGTCTGCACTGGGTTACAATGactaattatttcatttttgtttaatggcctcaccttttttttcacAAGGTGTCTGTTACATTTCTTTCttattatatcaaaatatccTTAGATGATTGTGTTTGTTATATACATACTCATTCGATTTATGGTGTCGAACTGAAAATAGTGCAGGTGTGATTCtagcttttaatatttttttgtcatatgtCTTCGGTGTATTACTGTTCAAGAGGGAGAAAATGCagtgaataatattttcctgAGATATGGATAACGACTATAATAAAGAATTATGTATATTGCAAATGGCAACAATGAATTTATATGTGTTTTTTAAATACTGAATACGGTGAAATCTTTcgaagaaatattattgaatgGGTTCTCAAGTGGGTACTCTGTCAAATTATtgattatatcattttcattaaatatttgtTATGGATGATTTATCtagattaaacaaaatattgaagcAAATAATCTCAATTGATAGACAAAAAATTCTAATATTCTTCCTCGGGCTCCTCCTCTCCTTCATCTCCTTCTGTGGAATCGACACCAACTTCTTCGTAATCCTTCTCAAGAGCAGCAAGATCTTCACGGGCCTCAGAAAACTCTCCTTCCTCCATACCCTCTCCGACGTACCAATGGACGAAAGCACGCTTGGCGTACATCAGATCGAACTTGTGGTCGAGACGTGCCCAGGCTTCGGCGATGGCGGTGGTATTGCTCAACATGCAGACGGCACGCTGAACCTTGGCGAGATCACCACCAGGAACGACGGTGGGTGGCTGGTAGTTGATACCGACCTTGAAGCCAGTTGGACACCAGTCAACGAACTGGATGGTACGCTTGGTCTTGATGTTAGCGATGGCGGCGTTGACATCCTTAGGAACGACATCACCACGGAAAAGAAGACAGCAAGCCATGTATTTGCCATGACGAGGATCGCATTTAACCATCTGGTTGGCAGGCTCGAAGCAGGCATTGGTGACCTCTGCGACGGTCAGCTGCTCATGGTAGGCCTTCTCAGCAGAGATGACTGGGGCATAGGTAGCGAGAGGGAAATGGATACGTGGGTATGGCACCAAGTTGGTCTGGAACTCGGTAAGATCGACGTTGAGGGCGCCGTCGAATCGCAGGGAAGCAGTGATAGAGGAGACAATCTGGCCGATGAGACGGTTCAAGTTGGTGTATGTGGGACGCTCGATGTCGAGGTTACGTCTGCAGATATCGTAGATAGCCTCGTTGTCAACCATGAAGGCACAGTCGGAGTGCTCGAGGGTGGTGTGGGTTGTCAGGATGGCATTATATGGCTCGACGACAGCAGTGGCGACCTGTGGAGCTGGGTAGATAGCGAACTCAAGCTTTGACTTCTTTCCGTAATCGACGGAGAGACGCTCCATGAGCAGGGAGGAAAATCCAGAACCGGTACCGCCGCCGAAACTGTGGAAGATGAGGAATCCCTGAAGACCCGTGCATTGGTCAGCctgaaaaatataaacatacaCAGTATGGTATAATCTTTGAATATCTATCTCATAATCTATCTATTCGGTAAgcaaaagttaatgtggaggtGAAGTAAAGCAAAATTCTGATCGTCATTTTGTCTTCAAGATATTTCAGCCAAAACTGTCCGTTATTGCCAGCGTTGGCTCTATCGTCAGCTCGTGTGCCGGAATACCTCTGTGTCTGTCATCTTTGATTGTCCACATCTATCCTTATGCATTCAAGAAGATCCAAACGTAAATCTGATTTTCCATTTCACTTTCCAATTATTTTCTCACCAGTTTTCTGATGCGATCAAGGACAATATCTATGAGTTCCCGACCGATGGTGTAGTGGCCACGGGCGTAGTTGTTGGCAGCATCCTCCTTGCCGGTGATCAGCTGCTCAGGGTGAAAGAGCTGGCGGTATGAACCCGTTCTGACCTCATCTGAGAAGACAAAAGGAGAATATTGATTATGGTGAGCTTTGTGATCTTACTGTTCTTAGTTATATTGTCGAATCATGCATTGTTACGTCCATATTTCTTGGTTAAGTTAACTGTTCGCGCCggtcaaactttttttttttagtattcaaGCATGTGCAGGGACGCGTAAGTCATTTTCGAAAGTAAATTGTCAAACCGTTCAATCAGGTAAGAACAACCATCTGTACACTTGCTGGAGACATGGGAGAGGGAATCGGGAACAGAACGGTACAAACATTCGGCATCGAATTTTAGACAATGGCTTGGTTTTGCACCTCGTGCGTAGGCAATAGTTCTTAAATAGGTAATCTTTGGAGTGCATCTCAAGGCGTAGGCTGGTTTGAGCATTGGGAGGTGCACATCCTGGGGGAGGTGGAACCAAAGTGGTACTGTGGTGCACATCGTGGGAAGGAGGAACTGAAGTCAGCAAAAATCACTTGTTGAAAACAGAAGAAGGGGCACAAATTTCGTTTTACTTTTGATTGCCAGTGTCGGAACTCCTCTACCTCAGCGGGAGGGCGCATCcagtgcaccccccccctcccgccgCAGCCTACACCCTTACATTTTCTTGAGAAGATTCATAAAGGAATCATATTGGTACTCACCTACTACCGTTGGTTCAAGATCGACAAAGACAGCTCGAGGAACGTGCTTGCCAGCTCCAGTCTCACTGAAGAAGGTGTTGAAGGAGTCATCGCCACCTCCTAAGGTCTTGTCCGAAGGCATCTGACCGTCGGGCTGGATGCCGTGCTCAAGGCAGTACAGCTCCCAGCAGGCATTACCGATCTGGACTCCGGCCTGGCCGACGTGGACTGAGATACATTCACGCTACAtgaacgaaaaaaaagaaaaaatccatTTTGTTGATGTCGCTGTATAAAGTAAAAGTTAATCTAATAACTGTTTCGTTATCACGACTCGGTTCATTGTTACCTATGCAGCTAGGAAACCAAATGACACTTAATAATATAATATGGAAATGGGAGGATGCAGACTGTCGCAAGGCAGGTGACCGGGGGCGCCCCACTAGCATTTTTTACTGAACAATATTGAAAGTAACAAATCTATGCTGTCATCCAGTCATGGTCATGCTCGTTATCAGTCTGGTTATTTTATTCGAACCATGTATCCAATAAAGgctttccattttttcttcaattttctccCTCGCAGACCTGCTTAAAATACCCTCTTTTTAGGGGTGGGGCAGACGTCACAAAAATCCTATTTTACCTCTATTGCACTTAATCATATTTCTTCTAGACGtttgatatttatgatattCCAGATTCAAGTCTTTTAGATCATTTCCAATCAATGAAATGAACAAATACAAAACATCCAAATAAATTGTTTAACCTTTGAAATAACATAATACGTCTTACACATGCTATCGTAAGTCagtggaaaatattaattacaatagattgaataaaatagaataataataataatacatttgaaaacaatgaatgaatgaattattaatgaaaaacaatcatCCGACAATTGTGTGTCGTCGTCACACAATCACAAAACCGACTCTAGATCGATCAATACTGTAACGTCAGTCGGTTTTGGACTCGGCTTGGAGTCGGTTTGAatttggtgtaaaatgtgacagTTTGGGAGTTTTTGCATCGCTACACAGaacgctttcaagaacatagaaaatctattgtcaaaTAGATTGAATCAATACAGCAGTTTCGACCTGGCTCTCGACAAACGACATTTGAAATTATTCGTCACTCAGCTCCGAAACTGAGCTGTGCATTGTCTTTTGACGGGtgttttcaatacatttactgcgTTTAAAATTCGTTTTGCGTCTCGAGgcaaaaatatcattatttcgTCTGGCTCACGCGCTCGGACCGTGATTCATCCCTCGATTAGCGCCACAAAACCATTTTAACATACGACCCAAATCGGACGTGTTCAACATGACTCACAGCATACACACCAGAAATCTACCCATCTCATTAGAATGTTCTCAGTtgaatcattcatttcatgaatGCGAGAGGACGGTCATGAAAGTGTTCGAAAGATTATTTTATATTGTGTGGCATTCCTTTTTGGGGGTAGGGTAAACAGACTCTCCTTGGAAAGAAACGATGTCATTTTCGCCGGAAAAAAtgacaagctaaaaaaaaaataaaggcaatCTATCTAATTATAATAATCTTCCCATGACAAGCCAACACAATAAGATATAGGGCTGAAAAgaatgacaccccccccccaaaaaaaaaaaagtatatatatttataccaAAGACCAAATATATCAGGTAACTCTCTTAAAGAATACAACCAAGcaataaatgaaacatattttcaGCCATCACAAGAAAAAGTATGGGTATAATGAATCTAGATGGACATGAATAAAGATAAAgatcaaatttttaatttgaaaatcgaattacagaaaaaaaatatgatacataattattatcagaCATCTTaatcccccctttttttactcTCATAACCAGTCAAAATTCTCAGGACATAAAAAACGCTGTTCCGCCCGCTcccctcactctctctctccgcCATCTCTTCAAATCTCCCACCCACCCATGCATCCACGATATACCCGGATCATCGTCACACTCATCGTGACTCATCATCATCCGCGACCCATGGGTGCCCCCGATGATGACGAGCGAGGTCGCATATACAATGATCCAGAATTTTTCCTTTCACAACCCGTCTCCATTCTCGTGAATGGGCATGACGAGTGCCCTTGCAATCAAGCGATTCTGTCCCCTTCTGGATAAGCCTTCCAGTTTAATTACTAATTATTTAGCACCCATATGGTCGGCTTAATTATGATACATCTTCGAAAGGACGTACATGTATTTACGATAGAAATGTACTGATTGGCGTCGCCGGATACAGTATGTATCGTACGAATTAATTATGCAAGACAAACCAGAAGCTATTAGGGACTCGATTTTGAATGCAATATCCGGTCGATTTTTAATCACTGTATTTCCTCTCTCGCCTGATGAGAATCGTCCTCTTTTGCTGGCTATCACCCCCATCCCCGCGCCGCCCCTCTCTTCTTTATCATTTATACCCATCGTTGTTGCCATACCCATTTCATTtggaattaaaaatgattttaaaaatgcagACACAATTATACCAGCCCTATATACAACACCAAAATCAGCATATGTTTTGCAAATACCCtatcttctttctccttcttatTCTTATCCTCCCAATCCTCCTTCTCCTTGACGTCTTATTCCgacccttcttcttttttttcttcttctcctcctcctcctcttcccctcctccttcgtcttcatcttcttcttcttttttgttttctcctttttcttatttttctcataatgattattattattgccatcattattattataattataattattattatcattagtaatattattattattagtagtagtagtagtagtagtataattattaattcttcttctcctcctttgtcaccaccatcatcatcaccttttcCTTCTCCATTATATTCTCTCCATCTTCTCCTTCCGCCATATTCTGCCTCTTCctcttgacccccccccccccccacggctGGAGATTCATCACGTTTAGATCTCCTAATACTTCAAAATTTACGTAACACCTAATACGCAAATGTTTTAATATGAGTATGTGTAAATCCCCATATGCTAGTATCATTTGCATCAGGCCATTATGCGTCCGTCACGTCCTAGCAGTCAGTTAGAATATTGAAGCTCGATGCATTAATGATAATCAGTCGTATGACTCATGTCAAG
It encodes the following:
- the LOC121414530 gene encoding tubulin alpha-2/alpha-4 chain-like, which encodes MRECISVHVGQAGVQIGNACWELYCLEHGIQPDGQMPSDKTLGGGDDSFNTFFSETGAGKHVPRAVFVDLEPTVVDEVRTGSYRQLFHPEQLITGKEDAANNYARGHYTIGRELIDIVLDRIRKLADQCTGLQGFLIFHSFGGGTGSGFSSLLMERLSVDYGKKSKLEFAIYPAPQVATAVVEPYNAILTTHTTLEHSDCAFMVDNEAIYDICRRNLDIERPTYTNLNRLIGQIVSSITASLRFDGALNVDLTEFQTNLVPYPRIHFPLATYAPVISAEKAYHEQLTVAEVTNACFEPANQMVKCDPRHGKYMACCLLFRGDVVPKDVNAAIANIKTKRTIQFVDWCPTGFKVGINYQPPTVVPGGDLAKVQRAVCMLSNTTAIAEAWARLDHKFDLMYAKRAFVHWYVGEGMEEGEFSEAREDLAALEKDYEEVGVDSTEGDEGEEEPEEEY